A genomic segment from Brienomyrus brachyistius isolate T26 chromosome 9, BBRACH_0.4, whole genome shotgun sequence encodes:
- the LOC125748634 gene encoding basement membrane-specific heparan sulfate proteoglycan core protein-like isoform X2, giving the protein MADTAITLPCSNMPLKEKMAINWQWLPHGADSTRLILSADRRQEFLGRLSKRDARLADSGFWKSGNFSLSFRASSEDGGHYTCLINQAQKTLKEHVMLLVVLTVSADPPLPVPEQSTLRLQAKVSGSSSVLDISWLSPHGLPLHYEVLPEGGVITKLPKITLADKGDYICKVRPQGNRGRPASLFLYPVTVDGKWGK; this is encoded by the exons ATGGCAGACACCGCCATCACATTACCTTGCTCTAATATGCCACTTAAGGAGAAAATGGCAATAAACTGGCAGTGGTTGCCCCACGGTGCGGACAGCACCAGACTGATCCTCTCTGCTGACCGAAGGCAGGAGTTTCTGGGCAGGCTGTCCAAGAGGGACGCCCGTCTGGCCGACTCAGGCTTCTGGAAGTCGGGAAACTTCTCGTTGTCTTTTAGGGCCAGTTCCGAGGATGGCGGCCATTACACATGCCTCATTAACCAGGCCCAGAAGACGCTGAAAGAGCACGTCATGCTCCTGGTCGTTCTCACAG TGTCTGCAGATCCCCCCCTCCCTGTTCCAGAGCAGAGCACGCTGCGCCTGCAGGCAAAAGTGTCCGGGTCGAGCTCGGTCCTCGACATTTCCTGGCTTTCCCCCCACGGGCTGCCACTGCACTATGAGGTGCTCCCTGAAGGGGGCGTGATCACTAAACTACCCAAAATCACACTTGCTGATAAGGGAGACTACATCTGCAAAGTTAGGCCACAGGGGAACCGTGGAAGACCAGCTTCCCTCTTTTTGTATCCAGTGACAGTTGATGGTAAGTGGGGAAAATAG
- the LOC125748634 gene encoding basement membrane-specific heparan sulfate proteoglycan core protein-like isoform X1, with translation MDLRFAFPLAVLLLCSGPVIAKDQDVNVIVAMADTAITLPCSNMPLKEKMAINWQWLPHGADSTRLILSADRRQEFLGRLSKRDARLADSGFWKSGNFSLSFRASSEDGGHYTCLINQAQKTLKEHVMLLVVLTVSADPPLPVPEQSTLRLQAKVSGSSSVLDISWLSPHGLPLHYEVLPEGGVITKLPKITLADKGDYICKVRPQGNRGRPASLFLYPVTVDGKWGK, from the exons ATGGACCTGCGTTTTGCATTCCCCTTGGCTGTACTCCTGCTGTGCTCTGGTCCAGTTATAGCGAAAG ATCAAGACGTGAATGTTATTGTGGCTATGGCAGACACCGCCATCACATTACCTTGCTCTAATATGCCACTTAAGGAGAAAATGGCAATAAACTGGCAGTGGTTGCCCCACGGTGCGGACAGCACCAGACTGATCCTCTCTGCTGACCGAAGGCAGGAGTTTCTGGGCAGGCTGTCCAAGAGGGACGCCCGTCTGGCCGACTCAGGCTTCTGGAAGTCGGGAAACTTCTCGTTGTCTTTTAGGGCCAGTTCCGAGGATGGCGGCCATTACACATGCCTCATTAACCAGGCCCAGAAGACGCTGAAAGAGCACGTCATGCTCCTGGTCGTTCTCACAG TGTCTGCAGATCCCCCCCTCCCTGTTCCAGAGCAGAGCACGCTGCGCCTGCAGGCAAAAGTGTCCGGGTCGAGCTCGGTCCTCGACATTTCCTGGCTTTCCCCCCACGGGCTGCCACTGCACTATGAGGTGCTCCCTGAAGGGGGCGTGATCACTAAACTACCCAAAATCACACTTGCTGATAAGGGAGACTACATCTGCAAAGTTAGGCCACAGGGGAACCGTGGAAGACCAGCTTCCCTCTTTTTGTATCCAGTGACAGTTGATGGTAAGTGGGGAAAATAG